GGAAGAATGTGATCGGTACTCAAAAATGGCTGTCATTGTATCCACAGGGCTTCCAGGCATGGTTCGAAAGGATCCGCCTGAACTTTGCAAAACCAGATGGATCAGCGCTGTTCATTGCACCAGTATCCGGATCACTGGATCAGCATGTAACGCTGGTACCTTACAGGCTTACCTATCCAATTGCTGAATCCAATGCCAACAATGTGAACTTCACAGCTGCGGGCAGCGCGATTGGTGGTGATAACAAGGGTACTAAAAACTGGTGGATTACTTACTAACACAACTATCACTTATAAAACCCGGCCGGCCTGCTCTCTAGCAGACCGGCTTTTTTATGCCTGTATTTCTTATTTTTACTATTCAACCTATTATGTAAATTATTATATGCGCACAAAAATTTGCCTGCTGGCACTATGCCTGCTAATGGGCGGTCTACAACTTTCCGCACAGGAACTTACCCAGGGCTATAGCCACTGGTATACTTATTTTGGTACTGCACAGATTAACCAGAAATGGGCGGTTGCTTATGATTTTCAGGCGAGGATCCGGAACGGGATTAGTGCAAAGGGGCAGATCCTGAACAGGGCAGGGCTGCAATATACCCCTGGCAAAAATGCAAGCTATTTGCTGGGATATTCGTTTATTACCACCTATAGCGATGGGGCTGATCAGTATTTTCCGGAGCATCGTATTTATCAGCAATTCATTTATAAGAATAGCACACGGGCTTTCAATATGACGCATCGTGTTCGATTTGAGGAGCGCTGGGTAGGGGCGAAGGTAGCGGGTTCAAAGGATGTGCAACATTGGAAATACGGGCATCGTTTGCGGTATTTTAATCGTACACAGTTCCCGATTCGCAAGGCGGAGAAGACAACGCCTTTTTATTTTGCTTTGCAAAATGAAGTTTTCATGAATGTATTGAATAGTGAGATCAATGATAAATTCGTAGATCAAAACCGGTTTCTCATTGCGCAGGGCTACGCCGTAAAAGCAAACTTAAAGGTTGAAGCGGGCTACATGAATCACTTCGTTCAACCCGCGTCAGGCAATAATTCCATGACGCATATTCTTCACCTCGCAGTATTCCACAACTTTGATTTATAAAAACCGCTCGATGGAGTAAGGCACCTTGCTCAATCGAGCACCCCGTAAAACAAATCGGGCGATCCAATGGACCGCCCGATTTGTTTTGCAACTATATAAATTAGTTTATTTTATTCTTCGCTAACCGCTCAAACTCCCGCTGCTCCAAATCTGTCTTAAATGCACTCGTCGGCACCAAAAAAAAGTCTTTCTTCCCCTTATACAAAAAGAAAAATTTCTTCGTCTTCATCACCTGCGTAAACACCTGCCAGCTCAACACCTTCTCCACATCACTATTCCTCGTTGCAATCACAATCCCTTCCTCAGAATAATTCAACCTGATATCATCCTGGAAAGTCGCCGCATTATTATAAATCGACACCGGCAGCATATACCAAAACACCAGGCCAATCAACACCGACATCCCTACAATTCCTATCAGCGCACCAAAAGTTACCAACTGATATGCAAACCCACACAAAGTAAACACCAGCAGTATAAAAAGCGTGTTCTTAAAAACTTTGATTTCTCCCCGCTGCAGGAAATGATAGCGCAATGCATGCAACACCTCCTCCTTATTGTAACTAAACTCCAAATGCATTATGGCAAGGCAGACATTTTGTTATTTAACGACTGGAATGGAAATCTGGCTTTCCATATCATCCCTGGTACTTACCGGCGCATATTTTTTATGACTGGCCACAGACGCTTTCTTAGGCGTACCATCAGTCAGATCATCTTCGCTCAGACCAGGGAAATTATTCTTGATAAACTGAAAATACTGTTGTAAAGTCCTGGCATCCACTTTAAAAGGAAATGCAGGCTCCTCGGCTACCGCTTTCAGGTCGCTCGTATTTATACGGCTTCCGTTCTGCAGATACCATTTATATAAATCCACGATCCCCTTCTTCAAATCCTCCTCATACATCTTATCGCCATCCTGATCCTTCGGTAACATCCATACATACTCCTCCACGCGGGTAGCACGTGCAGTAGTTTTTGTTACGGTAGTAGCTTTATCATCGCAGTTAGCAGACTTACATTTTTCCTTATCTCCCTTATCGCCTTCTTTGTCTTTCTTTTTTTCCTCGTACCAGGTTTTATCCAGCTTTCTCTTTCCGCTAATGGCGCTCGCTGATGATACTGTGGCACAACCTACCAACAGCAGGAACAGCAGCTTTTTCATAGTGTAAATTATTTGTAAGTCTAAAAATACAAAATCCCGGTCAAAAAAAGGAAACTGTTTTTGCCCGAGCCTGCTATTTAGGTCTGCCAAATGGCAAAAAATCCCGGCAAAAAAACAAAAGCAATGGATAAACCATTGCTTTCGAGAGTCATTTTACATTGCATGAAGATTCACGCCTGTAGTAATCAATTGGTTTTTCATAGGACAGTAACCATAATAAAAATTAATACAATAACAAATATAATAAATATCTATAGTAATGGTCATACCACCATAAATATTTGAAATAGTTCAATTTATTAGATCAATCTTAATAAAATGTATAAAAAATTAATGGATTTATAGTAAATCCAAAATGAGAGTTTTTACGAATATATAGGAAATGCCAACTAAGAGGGAATCCTCACTACAACTGAAATTTCAAACAAATTATCAGAGAATTACCAGAATGATATTGTGTAGCGCGAACTAAGAGACAAAAAAACCTATACTGAATATATAAATATGCCTTTGAGAGATCGGGGCCTATTGGGAAAACTATGCGGTAGAATTAGGGAAAAAATAGTAAAACAGAACTTAGAGAAAATAGTAAGGGCACCTGGAAAGGCGCCCTCAATTTGTTACTATCCTATGAAAACCCTATTTGAATACAAATGTAAGGGCATGTTATTTTTCTTTAAAATTTTCCGGCCACAATAACAAATCATTAACAAAGGCGCTGTACGCTAAACACTGAGAATGAGGCCGGTAGCCCGTTTCAAGGGGCATTTCGGTAGTAGGAAATTTACATTTTTAAATCCGGCTGAAAAGGCCTCTGCTATTGAGTTTCAGTACAAACTGGCATAGTTATCCAGGATACTAATTCAACTTTTTCGTAATTTGCTTGTTTTTACTGCTCAAAAAATATATTTTTATTTTATATGATAAAAAATAACTTTTTGGCTGGTTAATCCGTTACACCTGCGTGAATGGCCCAAAGATTGCAGACTGTTACATAGATGGGGGGTCGAAATCATTTTGTTTTCTATAAAAAATAGCTCACATGCATATTTAACTAAGACTGTGACTTATTACCAAAAAATTTATACTTTTGCGACAACCGGAACAATGCTATTTTGATGCACAATAAAATATACAATTCTTTCATCGACAGGAAGGCAAAAGGAGTTAAATCCTTTGCAGTACTGATTGATCCGGATAAGGTAACTCCAGCAGGAGCAGCCGACCTGGCCGCTAAATGTACGGCAGCCAAGGTTGACTATATCTTTCTTGGAGGGAGCCTTGTGATTACCTCTCATCTAGACGAGTGTGTACAGCAGTTGAAATCCAACTGTGATATACCAGTAGTTTTGTTTCCCGGAAGCCCCTCCCAGGTTTCCCGCTATGCAGATGCGCTGTTATATTTATCCTTAATCTCAGGCCGTAATCCGGAA
This window of the Chitinophaga sancti genome carries:
- a CDS encoding DUF2490 domain-containing protein; this encodes MRTKICLLALCLLMGGLQLSAQELTQGYSHWYTYFGTAQINQKWAVAYDFQARIRNGISAKGQILNRAGLQYTPGKNASYLLGYSFITTYSDGADQYFPEHRIYQQFIYKNSTRAFNMTHRVRFEERWVGAKVAGSKDVQHWKYGHRLRYFNRTQFPIRKAEKTTPFYFALQNEVFMNVLNSEINDKFVDQNRFLIAQGYAVKANLKVEAGYMNHFVQPASGNNSMTHILHLAVFHNFDL
- a CDS encoding YcxB family protein encodes the protein MHLEFSYNKEEVLHALRYHFLQRGEIKVFKNTLFILLVFTLCGFAYQLVTFGALIGIVGMSVLIGLVFWYMLPVSIYNNAATFQDDIRLNYSEEGIVIATRNSDVEKVLSWQVFTQVMKTKKFFFLYKGKKDFFLVPTSAFKTDLEQREFERLAKNKIN